The following are encoded in a window of Methylocystis rosea genomic DNA:
- a CDS encoding terminase gpA endonuclease subunit produces MRFDDASDLFQAMFDAVKPPPDLKPSEVASMLRLPRVANSRAGKLTLTPLQAKVADLVTPEVRQLTLASAAQVGKTTLGLVLLAHAMMKGGPLAAVRPTTSDAENWFKEHLRPLLLNSPALKEQITDINAQGITGPNFSLAFCSAYRAEDLSGRAIRVALGDEVSRWPSLTSNGEGNPVSLLRRRLHTWRDSLLILTSSPLFPEGIIWQEFLAGSQHRHFIKCPDCGEEDILTLDRVVFESGRPQDALLKCKSCGALHDEGCRLHMIAHGDLRPTNPAAPPDHISVQLAELDSEFSSIAKVAALIDGAKTLEAQRTLQCLCAGLPWEARKAVALEVGDIMSRSIEIKEPLPKEIESITAAADVQQSKIVVQWVGHSSDGAQHWILDSKDLWGDTTGPAPFQMLDESFDRAFTFANGERRAAQVRFVDGGYLIESVLRAVLRQRGKGHNCHITLGRANWELPDLKKSARLRGKITGLILGVSNLKMRTAAGLRNGAIFTPKHLPPEWFEELTAETLEVRHTRKGTIHEWVKTPGRANEAFDLIGYNLAAWRLVQSPKAQTPRENTKQTAADIASRLAALNRR; encoded by the coding sequence GTGAGATTTGACGACGCTTCCGACCTCTTTCAGGCGATGTTTGATGCGGTCAAACCGCCGCCAGACCTAAAACCGTCCGAGGTGGCGTCGATGCTGCGTCTCCCGCGCGTCGCCAATTCACGGGCGGGCAAACTGACGCTTACGCCGCTCCAGGCCAAGGTCGCGGACTTGGTGACGCCGGAAGTTCGGCAGCTGACGCTTGCCAGCGCAGCGCAAGTTGGCAAAACCACGCTCGGACTTGTGTTGCTCGCGCACGCGATGATGAAAGGCGGACCGCTCGCGGCGGTGCGCCCCACGACATCGGACGCTGAAAACTGGTTTAAGGAGCATCTGCGGCCTCTCCTTCTCAATTCGCCGGCGTTAAAAGAGCAAATCACCGACATCAACGCTCAAGGAATAACCGGCCCTAATTTCTCACTGGCGTTTTGCAGCGCCTATCGCGCCGAGGACCTTTCCGGACGCGCCATCCGCGTCGCTCTTGGGGACGAAGTTTCGAGATGGCCTTCGTTGACCTCGAACGGCGAGGGCAACCCTGTTTCACTCTTGCGGCGACGCCTTCATACTTGGCGCGACTCATTGCTTATTCTCACCTCAAGCCCGCTCTTTCCCGAGGGCATCATCTGGCAAGAGTTTCTAGCAGGTTCGCAACATCGCCATTTCATCAAATGTCCCGACTGTGGCGAAGAAGACATATTAACGTTAGATCGCGTGGTTTTCGAGTCCGGCCGGCCTCAAGACGCCTTGCTCAAGTGCAAGAGTTGCGGCGCGCTTCATGACGAAGGGTGCCGCCTGCATATGATCGCGCATGGCGATTTGCGCCCCACAAACCCGGCCGCGCCGCCCGACCATATCAGCGTGCAACTCGCGGAGTTGGACTCGGAGTTTAGTTCAATCGCCAAGGTGGCGGCGCTTATCGACGGCGCAAAAACCTTGGAGGCGCAGCGCACGCTGCAATGTCTGTGCGCTGGGTTGCCTTGGGAAGCTCGAAAAGCTGTCGCGCTTGAAGTTGGCGACATCATGTCGCGCAGTATTGAAATAAAGGAGCCCTTACCGAAGGAAATCGAGTCGATAACCGCCGCTGCGGACGTGCAACAATCCAAGATTGTCGTTCAATGGGTGGGGCACTCGTCGGACGGCGCGCAGCATTGGATTCTCGACAGCAAGGATTTGTGGGGTGACACGACCGGCCCGGCGCCGTTCCAGATGTTGGACGAATCGTTTGATCGCGCATTCACATTCGCCAACGGGGAGAGACGCGCGGCGCAAGTGCGCTTCGTCGACGGCGGTTATTTGATTGAATCCGTGCTTCGCGCAGTTCTGCGCCAAAGAGGCAAAGGCCATAATTGCCACATCACTTTGGGGCGCGCCAATTGGGAACTGCCGGACCTGAAAAAATCGGCACGCTTGCGCGGTAAGATCACCGGCCTAATTCTCGGCGTGTCGAATTTGAAGATGCGCACGGCCGCCGGCTTGAGGAATGGCGCGATATTCACCCCCAAGCATCTCCCGCCCGAATGGTTCGAAGAATTGACGGCGGAAACCTTGGAGGTGCGCCACACGCGCAAGGGCACCATTCACGAATGGGTGAAAACGCCCGGCCGCGCGAATGAAGCATTCGATCTTATCGGATACAACCTCGCAGCGTGGCGTCTCGTTCAATCGCCTAAGGCGCAAACACCGCGCGAAAATACAAAGCAAACGGCCGCCGACATCGCATCTCGGCTCGCCGCTTTAAATCGGCGGTAG
- a CDS encoding phage portal protein: protein MVKITQSDGASSGGTARLPDAAGNRALPTAVTHSFNVSPANAGIIDSIANPGERRLSFQNSAIGHGFFGPVWSFHGGPQARDATEAARLLQEIGVSNNLLATLVLNQTTVAVGPYGPTLSARPDAEALGITAEEARGLASKLEKAWRKWANNPQECDDSGRFNFAALAGVFYESFCKAGEGVAALTWRQRPGKRTMTAIQLLAPEQIDRTFTKEQDGVCYFQGIGFTDGRWTHVALRDIPLGQTYGRATETKTVSVRTSWGRTKIIHAGVATDPRSTRFLSPLAPAIASAHDRETIAEYSIARQLLSTSATLAISSDMPTPVVRDMVDATPDLPSVPSFEAWMDLKEARYGGGKTVAPKPAQVLHLLPNEKAEIIQADKRAGEEWDKFDFALGARAACAFGADVHQTVGRWENVSFSSSRMSTYLPHLITLRRREQVVFRFAQQVYECLVEELVNSGAIELPASVDFLEHKDDICNAKWSGPAKVQPDESKQARADETLLSLGAKSLQEVYSERGIDFEQAVDALQAEIAYMNARGIRHPMQVAQGRANESANTGGGN, encoded by the coding sequence ATGGTAAAAATCACACAAAGCGACGGCGCATCGTCCGGCGGAACTGCGCGCCTGCCCGACGCCGCCGGCAATAGGGCGCTCCCGACGGCCGTCACTCATTCGTTCAATGTCTCGCCGGCAAATGCGGGAATAATCGACAGCATCGCGAATCCGGGCGAAAGGCGTTTGAGCTTTCAGAACTCGGCGATCGGTCATGGATTCTTTGGCCCTGTGTGGAGTTTCCACGGTGGTCCACAGGCGCGAGACGCTACCGAAGCGGCAAGGCTGCTTCAGGAGATCGGTGTATCAAACAACCTTCTCGCCACCCTGGTATTGAACCAGACGACGGTCGCAGTCGGACCTTACGGCCCCACGCTGTCCGCGCGCCCGGACGCCGAGGCGCTCGGCATTACCGCCGAGGAAGCGCGGGGTCTCGCCAGTAAGTTGGAGAAGGCTTGGCGCAAGTGGGCGAACAATCCCCAAGAGTGCGACGACTCCGGCCGTTTCAACTTTGCCGCTTTAGCGGGAGTCTTTTACGAAAGCTTCTGCAAAGCAGGAGAAGGCGTTGCGGCCTTGACCTGGCGCCAGCGCCCCGGCAAGCGGACGATGACGGCCATTCAACTCCTGGCGCCAGAGCAAATAGATCGTACGTTTACGAAGGAACAGGACGGCGTCTGTTATTTCCAGGGGATAGGTTTTACGGATGGCCGATGGACTCACGTTGCGCTGCGCGACATTCCGCTAGGCCAGACTTATGGCCGCGCGACAGAAACCAAAACTGTCAGCGTGAGAACGTCGTGGGGTCGCACAAAAATCATCCATGCCGGCGTCGCGACCGACCCACGCTCGACGCGCTTCCTGAGCCCGCTTGCGCCCGCAATCGCGAGTGCGCACGACCGGGAGACGATTGCTGAATACAGCATCGCGCGCCAGTTGCTTTCGACTTCGGCGACCCTCGCCATATCGAGCGACATGCCGACCCCGGTTGTGCGCGATATGGTCGACGCGACGCCAGACCTTCCGTCTGTGCCTTCTTTCGAAGCATGGATGGATTTGAAAGAGGCCAGATACGGCGGAGGAAAGACGGTCGCGCCGAAGCCCGCTCAAGTGCTGCATCTCCTTCCGAACGAAAAAGCGGAAATCATCCAAGCCGACAAACGCGCTGGCGAGGAATGGGATAAATTCGACTTTGCGCTTGGCGCGCGCGCGGCGTGCGCCTTCGGCGCGGATGTGCATCAAACCGTGGGGCGTTGGGAAAACGTTTCGTTTTCTTCGTCGCGCATGTCGACATATTTGCCTCATTTGATAACGCTTCGTCGTCGTGAGCAAGTCGTCTTTCGCTTCGCGCAACAAGTATATGAGTGTCTTGTTGAGGAGCTTGTGAACTCGGGCGCTATAGAGTTGCCGGCGAGCGTGGACTTCTTGGAGCACAAGGACGACATCTGTAACGCGAAATGGAGCGGCCCGGCGAAAGTGCAGCCCGACGAATCCAAACAAGCGAGAGCGGATGAAACACTACTGTCGCTTGGCGCAAAGAGTTTGCAGGAAGTATACAGCGAGCGCGGCATCGACTTTGAACAGGCCGTAGACGCTTTGCAGGCAGAAATTGCATACATGAACGCGCGAGGGATTAGACATCCGATGCAGGTGGCGCAGGGGCGCGCGAATGAGAGCGCGAACACCGGGGGAGGAAACTGA
- the gpW gene encoding gpW family head-tail joining protein, whose protein sequence is MAPNNPNCASSSGLDALASVEDICKALPQARAAYLQLLAGKNAIEVRFNERWVSYGRGDAIALKQWIREAEAICSDGPYGRRFAVRASGPYARRHMPYGA, encoded by the coding sequence ATGGCCCCCAACAATCCGAATTGTGCCTCATCGTCGGGACTGGATGCACTGGCGAGCGTCGAAGACATCTGCAAAGCATTGCCGCAAGCGCGCGCGGCATATCTGCAACTACTCGCTGGTAAGAACGCGATTGAAGTCCGATTCAATGAGCGTTGGGTTTCATATGGAAGAGGCGATGCAATCGCGCTCAAGCAATGGATTCGCGAGGCCGAAGCCATCTGCAGCGATGGACCGTATGGGCGACGATTCGCAGTCCGCGCTTCCGGTCCTTACGCACGTCGTCACATGCCTTACGGAGCTTAG
- a CDS encoding SLATT domain-containing protein: MEGDDSDQKLAATLQAITAEFRRIEEDCIHSGKAHFNAAARWNRYNYLLGLPSVVLSAAAGAAFFKDYPIAAGAMATTVSVLTGLMTFLKPSKIAGAHKNSGDQYLSLRNDARVFREIQLPQATTAQAATEAISSFTSRRNELNQASLQFSRRDFEKARKGISQGEATHAVDHGVL; the protein is encoded by the coding sequence ATGGAAGGTGACGATTCAGATCAAAAGTTAGCCGCAACCCTGCAAGCCATCACCGCTGAATTTAGGCGCATCGAAGAAGATTGCATTCATTCGGGGAAAGCCCATTTCAATGCTGCAGCCAGATGGAACCGCTACAACTATTTGTTGGGTCTTCCATCTGTGGTGCTCAGTGCAGCGGCCGGGGCGGCGTTTTTCAAAGACTATCCGATTGCGGCGGGCGCTATGGCCACGACCGTTTCGGTGCTGACGGGGCTCATGACTTTTCTCAAACCCTCCAAGATCGCAGGTGCTCATAAGAACTCAGGCGATCAATATCTTTCCTTGCGAAATGACGCCCGTGTGTTTCGAGAAATCCAGCTGCCGCAAGCGACAACCGCTCAGGCTGCAACAGAGGCCATCAGCAGCTTCACCAGCCGACGGAACGAATTAAACCAAGCCAGCCTTCAATTCTCGCGCCGCGATTTCGAGAAAGCCAGAAAGGGCATTTCCCAAGGCGAAGCCACTCACGCAGTTGATCATGGAGTCCTTTAA